A single region of the Oncorhynchus keta strain PuntledgeMale-10-30-2019 chromosome 4, Oket_V2, whole genome shotgun sequence genome encodes:
- the LOC118381388 gene encoding mediator of RNA polymerase II transcription subunit 7-like isoform X2 — MGEPQQVSALPPPPMQYIKEYTDENIRKGLAPKPPPPIRDTYMMFGNQFQCDDLIIRPLESQGIERLHPMQFHHKRELKKLNMSILVNFLDLLDILIKSPGSIKREEKLEDLKLLFVHMHHLINEYRPHQARETLRVMMEVQKRQRLETAERFQKHLERVMEMIQGCLASLPDDLLQTEASSGVGDGARGGGALGLAVRLKTEPMEVEEAGASCMAVGPQQDKSMAGAAKKDRVWDKDAAMCSIIDEIA, encoded by the coding sequence ATGGGTGAACCACAGCAGGTGAGTGCCCTACCTCCCCCTCCCATGCAGTACATCAAGGAGTACACTGACGAGAACATCCGCAAGGGGCTCGCCCCCAAACCCCCTCCTCCCATCCGAGACACCTACATGATGTTCGGCAACCAGTTCCAGTGTGACGACCTGATCATCCGACCGCTGGAAAGCCAGGGCATCGAACGGCTCCACCCCATGCAGTTCCACCACAAACGGGAGCTCAAGAAGCTCAACATGTCCATCCTGGTGAATTTCCTGGATCTCCTGGACATCCTGATCAAGAGCCCTGGCagtataaagagagaggagaagctgGAGGACCTGAAGCTATTGTTTGTCCACATGCACCATCTGATCAATGAGTACCGTCCGCACCAGGCCAGAGAGACCTTGAGGGTGATGATGGAAGTGCAGAAGAGACAGCGCCTGGAGACTGCAGAGAGGTTCCAGAAACATCTGGAGAGGGTCATGGAGATGATCCAGGGATGCCTGGCCTCCCTGCCCGATGACCTGCTGCAGACTGAGGCCTCGAGTGGGGTAGGGGATGGGGCGAGGGGTGGTGGAGCGTTGGGGTTGGCCGTCAGGCTAAAGACTGAGCCCATGGAAGTGGAGGAGGCTGGGGCTAGCTGTATGGCTGTTGGACCACAACAGGACAAAAGCATGGCTGGTGCTGCTAAGAAGGACAGAGTATGGGACAAGGATGCAGCAATGTGTAGTATTATTGACGAGATTGCCTGA
- the LOC118381388 gene encoding mediator of RNA polymerase II transcription subunit 7-like isoform X1 — translation MRDNKASTMGEPQQVSALPPPPMQYIKEYTDENIRKGLAPKPPPPIRDTYMMFGNQFQCDDLIIRPLESQGIERLHPMQFHHKRELKKLNMSILVNFLDLLDILIKSPGSIKREEKLEDLKLLFVHMHHLINEYRPHQARETLRVMMEVQKRQRLETAERFQKHLERVMEMIQGCLASLPDDLLQTEASSGVGDGARGGGALGLAVRLKTEPMEVEEAGASCMAVGPQQDKSMAGAAKKDRVWDKDAAMCSIIDEIA, via the exons ATGCGTGACAACAAG GCCTCCACCATGGGTGAACCACAGCAGGTGAGTGCCCTACCTCCCCCTCCCATGCAGTACATCAAGGAGTACACTGACGAGAACATCCGCAAGGGGCTCGCCCCCAAACCCCCTCCTCCCATCCGAGACACCTACATGATGTTCGGCAACCAGTTCCAGTGTGACGACCTGATCATCCGACCGCTGGAAAGCCAGGGCATCGAACGGCTCCACCCCATGCAGTTCCACCACAAACGGGAGCTCAAGAAGCTCAACATGTCCATCCTGGTGAATTTCCTGGATCTCCTGGACATCCTGATCAAGAGCCCTGGCagtataaagagagaggagaagctgGAGGACCTGAAGCTATTGTTTGTCCACATGCACCATCTGATCAATGAGTACCGTCCGCACCAGGCCAGAGAGACCTTGAGGGTGATGATGGAAGTGCAGAAGAGACAGCGCCTGGAGACTGCAGAGAGGTTCCAGAAACATCTGGAGAGGGTCATGGAGATGATCCAGGGATGCCTGGCCTCCCTGCCCGATGACCTGCTGCAGACTGAGGCCTCGAGTGGGGTAGGGGATGGGGCGAGGGGTGGTGGAGCGTTGGGGTTGGCCGTCAGGCTAAAGACTGAGCCCATGGAAGTGGAGGAGGCTGGGGCTAGCTGTATGGCTGTTGGACCACAACAGGACAAAAGCATGGCTGGTGCTGCTAAGAAGGACAGAGTATGGGACAAGGATGCAGCAATGTGTAGTATTATTGACGAGATTGCCTGA